The following proteins come from a genomic window of Gossypium raimondii isolate GPD5lz chromosome 5, ASM2569854v1, whole genome shotgun sequence:
- the LOC105769343 gene encoding protein NPGR1, with amino-acid sequence MLCACSGEQFKFEDAPQSPESLATRDFSASGLSSRTGDWESKLEDVQVDEVESTLKEALSLNYEEARALLGRLEYQRGNFDAALQVFQGIDIKGLTPRMTTAIVERTRLRKSRSKADIIPPTVMSMHSVSLLLEAIFLKAKSLEELGHIKEAAKECNLILDVVEAALPNGMHEGIAEDCKLQEMFHRALELLPNLWIKIGYLKEAITAYRRALVKLWNLDSQRLASVQKNLAAILLYGGVETSLPPPLRVWGLTTPNCIEEAILLLLALMQKVAFGEIKWDAEIMDHLTFALSVSGHFELLAAHVEQVSPGIYERAERWYFLALCYAAAGQNEVALNLLKKVSSQSEAKREPDILALQLGAYISSQDPKHAHDGITFARYVIDLEDEMNGHFKAQAHKFLGICYGNAARISISDSERALFQKESLTSLNYAAFNMKEDPEVMFNLSLENAVQRNLDLAFDNAMKYSSLVAENSGRGWKLLALILSADRRFKDAETILEFALDEASGSDQLELLRLKAVLQIAQERPKQAIETYSILLSLIQAQREAQSNNSGHAKSSHTENIAERNMEMAAWQDLATVYTKFGSWSDAEICLNKAKSIDFYSPKSWHTTGLLFEAQSFYKEALVSFSVSLSTEPDYVPSIVSTAAVLIKLDGQSLPVARSFLMNALQLDPTNHDAWMNLGLIAKMEGSLQLAADYFQAAYELKLSAPVEAFT; translated from the exons ATGTTGTGTGCTTGTTCAGGTGAACAGTTCAAGTTTGAAGATGCTCCACAGTCTCCGGAGTCTTTAGCAACCAGAGATTTCTCAGCCAGTGGGCTGTCGTCTCGGACCGGAGATTGGGAATCCAAGCTCGAGGATGTTCAAGTGGATGAAGTTGAATCCACTCTCAAAGAAGCTCTCTCCTTAAACTACGAG GAAGCAAGGGCACTGTTGGGGAGGCTAGAGTATCAAAGAGGGAATTTCGATGCTGCGCTTCAGGTTTTTCAGGGTATTGACATCAAAGGTTTGACACCAAGGATGACTACGGCTATTGTTGAGAGGACCCGGCTACGCAAATCACGGTCCAAAGCTGACATTATCCCTCCTACTGTGATGTCGATGCACTCAGTGAGCTTACTTCTGGAAGCCATTTTCTTGAAAGCAAAATCGTTGGAGGAACTTGGGCATATTAAAG AGGCTGCAAAGGAGTGCAACCTAATTTTAGATGTAGTTGAGGCGGCACTGCCTAATGGAATGCATGAGGGAATTGCTGAAGATTGCAAGTTACAAGAAATGTTTCACAGAGCATTAGAACTGCTCCCTAATCTATGGATTAAGATAGGCTATCTCAAGGAAGCTATAACTGCGTATCGTCGGGCTTTAGTCAAGCTATGGAATTTGGATTCCCAGAGGTTAGCAAGTGTACAAAAAAACTTAGCTGCCATACTACTTTATGGCGGTGTTGAAACCAGCCTCCCACCTCCTTTACGTGTATGGGGCTTAACTACCCCTAATTGTATTGAGGAAGCAATTCTTCTCCTTCTAGCACTAATGCAAAAAGTGGCATTTGGAGAAATAAAGTGGGATGCAGAAATTATGGATCATCTCACCTTTGCTCTCTCAGTTTCTGGGCACTTCGAGTTACTTGCAGCTCATGTGGAGCAGGTCTCTCCAGGCATATATGAAAGAGCTGAGAGGTGGTACTTTCTTGCTCTTTGTTATGCTGCTGCTGGTCAGAATGAAGTGGCATTGAACTTATTAAAGAAGGTTTCCAGTCAGTCTGAAGCAAAGCGCGAGCCTGATATCCTTGCTTTACAGCTTGGTGCTTATATATCTTCGCAAGATCCGAAGCATGCTCATGATGGAATAACATTTGCTCGTTATGTGATTGACTTGGAAGATGAAATGAATGGACATTTCAAGGCTCAAGCCCATAAGTTCCTTGGCATTTGCTATGGGAATGCTGCTAGAATTTCCATATCAGATTCTGAAAGAGCTCTTTTCCAGAAAGAATCTTTGACCTCTCTTAACTATGCTGCTTTCAACATGAAGGAAGATCCTGAAGTGATGTTTAACCTCAGTTTGGAAAATGCAGTTCAGAGGAATTTAGATTTGGCCTTTGACAATGCAATGAAGTACTCTAGCCTGGTGGCTGAAAACTCAGGAAGAGGTTGGAAGCTATTAGCATTAATACTATCTGCAGACAGGCGGTTCAAAGATGCTGAAACCATACTTGAGTTCGCTTTAGATGAAGCCAGTGGATCAGATCAATTAGAACTTCTAAGACTGAAAGCTGTGCTTCAGATTGCTCAGGAACGGCCCAAGCAAGCAATTGAAACTTACAGCATCTTGCTATCTCTGATTCAAGCACAAAGAGAAGCTCAGTCTAATAACTCTGGTCATGCAAAGAGTTCCCATACAGAG AATATAGCTGAAAGAAATATGGAAATGGCAGCCTGGCAGGATCTAGCTACTGTTTACACCAAGTTTGGTTCGTGGTCCGATGCAGAAATTTGTTTAAACAAAGCCAAgtcaattgatttttattcaCCCAAAAGTTGGCATACAACAG gtttGTTATTTGAAGCCCAATCATTTTATAAAGAGGCCCTGGTATCATTCTCAGTCTCACTGTCTACAGAACCAGATTACGTGCCCAGCATTGTTTCAACTGCGGCGGTACTCATAAAACTGGATGGTCAATCACTCCCAGTTGCAAGAAGCTTTCTAATGAATGCTCTTCAGTTAGATCCTACAAATCATGATGCCTGGATGAACCTTGGATTGATTGCCAAAATGGAAGGCTCATTACAACTAGCAGCAGACTATTTTCAAGCAGCCTATGAGTTGAAGCTATCAGCACCTGTTGAAGCCTTCACATGA
- the LOC105769346 gene encoding uncharacterized protein LOC105769346 encodes MGCFFSCFDGGNKEQRKEQDRLASAEARAKAAEAAQKRQEQFEQSAAGRAARAQVQAAAKQSANSNKGEPVLKWQLG; translated from the exons ATGGGGTGTTTCTTCTCTTGCTTCGACGGAGGAAACAAAGAACAGCGAAAGGAGCAAGACAGATTGGCCTCTGCCGAAGCTCGTGCCAAAGCCGCCGAGGCTGCTCAGAAAAG GCAAGAGCAGTTTGAACAGTCAGCCGCGGGAAGAGCTGCTCGTGCCCAGGTGCAAGCGGCTGCAAAGCAGTCAGCAAATTCTAATAAAGGCGAACCTGTTTTGAAG TGGCAGCTGGGTTGA
- the LOC105769345 gene encoding uncharacterized protein LOC105769345 isoform X1, with protein sequence MRPLETLPPTETLEIENGLSLVPRVKLNLTIHPSLPSVSKPIDEWQLKRALIDFLKTSLSVSVTVPEEDLQIKRLKDLKKRKRDEPVAHGALFIRDIRFLSSKKKIEEVDNEEEDVKELEKKFLEWRSYVAEKMDGIELNLEGVKYNLSVEIPASDDFERMRKDWEESYAFRNRGYSRGGRQEPDTIVLRGVPSRWFAEPRVSSKPSMLVTHTIFSTFGKIRNLNVSEDEDLAKGMDEYELDIGIVSGLHCKIIVQFEKYRDFYNALKVLCGRSLQKQGSRLSADYEVTWDKDGFFRNTRSQNQDKSSKMQEPAAVRYRSEAPRREPHVSEFTSNDTRRKRFKE encoded by the exons ATGCGACCCTTAGAGACACTGCCGCCAACGGAAACCCTAGAAATCGAGAACGGTTTGTCTCTCGTTCCGCGCGTGAAACTCAATCTCACAATCCACCCTTCTCTCCCCTCGGTTTCGAAACCCATCGACGAATGGCAGCTCAAGCGAGCCCTGATAGATTTCCTCAAGACCTCGCTCTCCGTCTCCGTTACCGTCCCCGAAGAAGACCTCCAGATCAAACGACTCAAAGACCTCAAGAAACGGAAGCGAGACGAGCCGGTCGCCCACGGTGCTCTATTCATTCGTGACATTAGGTTTTTGAGCAGtaagaagaaaattgaagaggTTGATAACGAAGAAGAGGATGTGAAGGAATTGGAAAAGAAATTTTTGGAATGGAGAAGCTATGTAGCGGAGAAAATGGATGGGATTGAGCTCAATCTTGAAGGAGTTAAGTATAATCTTAGTGTTGAGATTCCAGCTTCGGATGATTTTGAAAGAATGAGGAAAGATTGGGAGGAGTCGTATGCATTTCGAAACCGAG GTTATTCGAGGGGAGGAAGACAGGAGCCTGATACGATTGTGTTGAGAGGGGTTCCATCGAGGTGGTTCGCGGAGCCAAGAGTTTCATCCAAGCCTTCGATGCTGGTTACGCATACCATTTTTTCTACATTTGGGAAGATAAG GAATCTTAATGTTTCCGAGGACGAGGATCTTGCTAAGGGGATGGATGAGTATGAATTGGACATAGGCATTGTTTCAGGTCTTCATTGTAAGATCATTGTTCAATTTGAGAAATACCGGGATTTTTATAATGCACTCAAGGTTTTATGTGGTCGCTCGTTGCAAAAG CAAGGATCTCGATTGAGTGCTGATTATGAGGTTACATGGGACAAGGATGGGTTTTTCCGAAACACAAGAAGTCAAAATCAAGACAAGAGCAGCAAGATGCAGGAACCTGCAGCAGTACGATACAGATCAGAAGCTCCCAGACGTGAACCTCATGTATCTGAGTTCACTTCGAATGATACCCGCAGAAAGAGATTCAAG GAATGA
- the LOC105769345 gene encoding uncharacterized protein LOC105769345 isoform X2, with protein MRPLETLPPTETLEIENGLSLVPRVKLNLTIHPSLPSVSKPIDEWQLKRALIDFLKTSLSVSVTVPEEDLQIKRLKDLKKRKRDEPVAHGALFIRDIRFLSSKKKIEEVDNEEEDVKELEKKFLEWRSYVAEKMDGIELNLEGVKYNLSVEIPASDDFERMRKDWEESYAFRNRGYSRGGRQEPDTIVLRGVPSRWFAEPRVSSKPSMLVTHTIFSTFGKIRNLNVSEDEDLAKGMDEYELDIGIVSGLHCKIIVQFEKYRDFYNALKVLCGRSLQKDGFFRNTRSQNQDKSSKMQEPAAVRYRSEAPRREPHVSEFTSNDTRRKRFKE; from the exons ATGCGACCCTTAGAGACACTGCCGCCAACGGAAACCCTAGAAATCGAGAACGGTTTGTCTCTCGTTCCGCGCGTGAAACTCAATCTCACAATCCACCCTTCTCTCCCCTCGGTTTCGAAACCCATCGACGAATGGCAGCTCAAGCGAGCCCTGATAGATTTCCTCAAGACCTCGCTCTCCGTCTCCGTTACCGTCCCCGAAGAAGACCTCCAGATCAAACGACTCAAAGACCTCAAGAAACGGAAGCGAGACGAGCCGGTCGCCCACGGTGCTCTATTCATTCGTGACATTAGGTTTTTGAGCAGtaagaagaaaattgaagaggTTGATAACGAAGAAGAGGATGTGAAGGAATTGGAAAAGAAATTTTTGGAATGGAGAAGCTATGTAGCGGAGAAAATGGATGGGATTGAGCTCAATCTTGAAGGAGTTAAGTATAATCTTAGTGTTGAGATTCCAGCTTCGGATGATTTTGAAAGAATGAGGAAAGATTGGGAGGAGTCGTATGCATTTCGAAACCGAG GTTATTCGAGGGGAGGAAGACAGGAGCCTGATACGATTGTGTTGAGAGGGGTTCCATCGAGGTGGTTCGCGGAGCCAAGAGTTTCATCCAAGCCTTCGATGCTGGTTACGCATACCATTTTTTCTACATTTGGGAAGATAAG GAATCTTAATGTTTCCGAGGACGAGGATCTTGCTAAGGGGATGGATGAGTATGAATTGGACATAGGCATTGTTTCAGGTCTTCATTGTAAGATCATTGTTCAATTTGAGAAATACCGGGATTTTTATAATGCACTCAAGGTTTTATGTGGTCGCTCGTTGCAAAAG GATGGGTTTTTCCGAAACACAAGAAGTCAAAATCAAGACAAGAGCAGCAAGATGCAGGAACCTGCAGCAGTACGATACAGATCAGAAGCTCCCAGACGTGAACCTCATGTATCTGAGTTCACTTCGAATGATACCCGCAGAAAGAGATTCAAG GAATGA